In the genome of Hymenobacter taeanensis, one region contains:
- a CDS encoding ACT domain-containing protein, which produces MPTGETNLSRLIRTMKPELQPGTYVYCTVASLTGLELTECLGMFREREGITLILPQTTADRLHLSYSFRAAWITLTVHSALEAVGLTAAFARVLALAGISCNVVAAYYHDHIFVAAEDAQKALGHLRRLAETGGVA; this is translated from the coding sequence ATGCCTACAGGCGAAACCAACCTCTCTCGGCTGATCCGCACCATGAAGCCCGAGTTGCAGCCGGGCACCTACGTGTACTGCACGGTAGCCTCCTTAACTGGCCTAGAGCTTACGGAGTGCCTGGGTATGTTCCGGGAACGGGAGGGCATTACGCTCATTCTGCCCCAGACCACCGCCGACCGTCTGCACCTCTCCTACTCCTTCCGGGCCGCCTGGATAACCCTGACGGTGCACTCGGCGCTGGAAGCGGTGGGACTAACGGCGGCCTTTGCCCGGGTGCTAGCCCTGGCCGGCATTAGCTGCAACGTAGTAGCCGCCTATTACCACGACCACATTTTTGTGGCAGCTGAGGACGCGCAAAAGGCGCTAGGCCACTTGCGCCGCTTAGCCGAAACAGGTGGGGTAGCCTAG
- a CDS encoding ABC transporter ATP-binding protein, translating to MSLWEIIKRLFPYVRPYRPLVIGTLLLTLVGSLAAQVNPFVLRYTVDTVQGLLDRNQGLAAGLDLLLMVSALLLGKEIINTFIQFGQKYYGEKIRISVSSTLSQDAVRKVLGYQLGFYADNGNQTGKLQTRIDRGVESLMKLVQNFFIDILPLFANAIVALVVMFMNNLYVGLVAVAVLPVYFWLSYRQADRLNGTRRALRGLREAKSQGLVNLIDSAVVIKSFVREDYEEHKQAGLQQNLQEAQLQTRKVNFRYDGLKTFTEQIGVVLIIILTAYLVLDRQISIGAIMFHILLFNNVSAPIRQLHRIYDEMNDALTYSEGFFDILDADDATEQTGTLQPDHLRGRFEICNVDFTYPSGTQALHDVCLTVEEGKTTALVGLSGAGKSTIINLLCKFYEPDHGKMLLDGKPLADYDTHALRQQIGLVLQKNHIFKGTIEENIRYGVMDATFEQIQAAAKQAYLHEQIMQLPKQYESDAQQLSGGQQQRIAIARLFLKNPPIIFLDEPTASLDAIATEQIKNSLDAIKKGRTVVIISHSLAQIVDSDCIYVMKQGRMVESGTHEELYDMRGTYREIFDASARSLNIEKLARVMVDDEDEVSDTAA from the coding sequence ATGAGTCTCTGGGAGATTATAAAGCGCCTCTTCCCATACGTGCGCCCCTACCGGCCGCTGGTCATTGGCACGTTGCTGCTCACGCTGGTAGGCTCTTTGGCGGCGCAGGTAAACCCGTTTGTGCTGCGCTACACCGTGGATACGGTGCAGGGCTTGCTCGACCGCAACCAAGGGCTGGCAGCAGGCCTAGACCTGCTGCTGATGGTGAGTGCGCTGCTGCTGGGCAAGGAAATCATAAATACCTTCATCCAGTTTGGGCAGAAGTACTACGGCGAGAAAATCCGCATTAGTGTCTCGAGTACGCTTTCTCAGGATGCCGTGCGCAAGGTGCTGGGCTACCAGCTGGGCTTCTACGCCGATAACGGCAACCAGACCGGCAAGCTCCAAACCCGCATTGACCGAGGCGTGGAGAGCCTGATGAAGCTGGTGCAGAACTTCTTTATTGATATTCTGCCGCTCTTCGCCAATGCCATTGTGGCGCTGGTAGTCATGTTCATGAACAACCTGTACGTAGGCCTAGTGGCCGTGGCGGTGCTACCGGTGTACTTCTGGCTGAGCTACCGCCAAGCCGACCGCCTCAACGGGACCCGCCGCGCCTTACGTGGCCTACGCGAGGCCAAAAGCCAAGGGCTGGTAAACCTGATCGACTCGGCGGTGGTGATCAAAAGTTTCGTGCGCGAAGACTACGAGGAACACAAGCAGGCTGGCCTACAGCAGAACCTGCAGGAAGCCCAGCTCCAAACCCGCAAAGTCAACTTCCGCTACGATGGCCTCAAGACCTTCACCGAGCAGATTGGGGTGGTGCTTATCATCATCCTGACGGCGTATCTGGTGCTGGACCGGCAAATTTCCATCGGGGCCATCATGTTCCATATTCTGCTGTTTAATAACGTATCGGCACCCATCCGGCAGCTGCACCGCATTTACGATGAGATGAACGACGCCCTCACCTACTCCGAGGGCTTCTTTGATATTCTAGACGCCGACGACGCTACTGAGCAAACCGGCACCCTGCAGCCCGACCACCTCCGCGGCCGGTTCGAAATCTGCAACGTGGACTTCACTTACCCTAGTGGCACCCAAGCACTGCATGATGTGTGCCTGACCGTTGAGGAAGGCAAAACTACCGCCCTCGTAGGTCTGTCGGGAGCCGGTAAGAGCACCATCATCAACCTACTCTGCAAGTTCTACGAGCCCGACCACGGCAAAATGCTTCTCGATGGCAAGCCCCTGGCCGACTACGACACCCACGCCCTCCGCCAACAGATAGGCTTAGTGCTCCAAAAGAACCACATCTTCAAAGGCACTATTGAGGAAAACATCCGCTACGGCGTGATGGATGCCACTTTCGAGCAGATTCAGGCGGCCGCTAAACAGGCCTACCTGCACGAGCAGATTATGCAGTTGCCTAAGCAGTATGAGTCGGATGCCCAGCAACTTTCCGGCGGGCAACAGCAGCGCATTGCCATTGCCCGGCTGTTCCTCAAAAACCCGCCCATCATCTTCCTCGACGAGCCCACCGCCTCCCTCGACGCCATTGCCACCGAGCAGATTAAGAACTCCCTCGACGCCATCAAGAAGGGCCGCACCGTGGTCATCATCTCCCACAGCCTCGCCCAAATTGTAGATTCTGACTGCATCTACGTCATGAAGCAGGGCCGCATGGTGGAAAGCGGCACCCACGAAGAGCTCTACGACATGCGCGGCACCTACCGCGAAATCTTCGACGCCTCTGCCCGCAGCCTCAACATTGAGAAGCTGGCCCGCGTGATGGTGGATGACGAGGATGAGGTGAGCGATACAGCGGCGTAA
- a CDS encoding barstar family protein — MTFDLTGITSKAALHQLFKEKLGFEEWYGPSWDAFWDSIVAIVEMPPVLTLTNWEEFADCCPRDMEILRQVIQDYAIEMAPKRIVLA, encoded by the coding sequence ATGACCTTCGACCTCACCGGCATTACCAGCAAAGCCGCCTTACACCAGTTGTTCAAGGAGAAGCTAGGCTTTGAAGAGTGGTACGGACCGAGCTGGGATGCTTTCTGGGATTCTATTGTTGCCATTGTCGAAATGCCACCCGTGCTGACGCTTACCAACTGGGAGGAATTTGCCGATTGCTGTCCCCGCGATATGGAGATTTTGCGGCAGGTAATTCAGGACTATGCGATAGAAATGGCGCCAAAGCGCATTGTACTGGCCTAG
- a CDS encoding putative quinol monooxygenase, giving the protein MTVEYIRYRITAEQQPAFLEAIRSANQLLSAAPDCLNYQLGHCEEDPTLFIWRIEWTSVERHLSGFRKSPEFGKFFQLVKPFYQSIQEMNHYAVVE; this is encoded by the coding sequence ATGACCGTTGAATATATCCGCTACCGTATTACTGCGGAGCAGCAGCCAGCTTTTCTCGAAGCCATCCGCAGCGCCAACCAACTGCTTTCTGCCGCTCCCGATTGCCTTAACTACCAGCTTGGGCATTGTGAAGAAGATCCCACACTATTCATCTGGCGCATTGAGTGGACCTCCGTGGAGCGCCACCTCAGCGGCTTTCGTAAAAGCCCGGAGTTTGGGAAGTTTTTCCAGCTAGTGAAGCCTTTTTACCAGAGTATTCAGGAGATGAACCACTATGCGGTGGTTGAGTAG
- a CDS encoding PAS domain-containing protein, with amino-acid sequence MLLSPDLLIKAASDAYLLATLTTREAVVDRHVLEVFPDNPAAPHSNAVRNLKASLTQVLATGQPHEMVRQRYDVPDPEHPGQFIERHWLPLNTPVLDEQGTVRHILHRVINVTEKVQEEEQQRSAQAVVAKVKRESARLESLFMVAPAAICFLSGANLVYELVNPSYQELFPHRELLGRPILQALPELAYHEVYRTLRLVYDTGITHKELGILIPVAQSENGELEDRYFNYIQQPRYNEAGHIDGVLVFAFEVTEQVVARQQSEATIRQLQLLTNALPVLISYVDRNQRYQFANQAYETWFRLPADEFINQPVRDIVGEEAYKRAQGYMERALAGERLEFDVTMPYRHDFVRHIRTSYIPDVQQGTVMGFYSLITDVTEQVQAREQVQALNEELASINEELAATNEELQTSNEELLANHAQLVRSQQAVLEEAQHRIRERETFYQIFEQTPACIALLRGPVHRFEYVNEAYQQLFPSRRLVGRPVAEALPETVGQGFLNLLDTVYRTGETFFGTELLLQVEQPDGHPPQDVYFTFTYQAYREQEQIVGISIFAHDVTEQVLARQGRDVQQRQLRDLFMQAPAPIAILEGPDMRFQLVNPAYQAIFPGRDLLYRTVLEALPELADSLIPSVLQRVYTTGETYVAKEMPLMTARHEGDPLEELYFTFTYQARQNAQGISDGILVFAHEVTDQVRARRVVEEREESFRKMADNVPAMLWVTAPDGQCLYLNQQWYAYTGQTEAEALGFGWTNAVHPTEAAAAGAAFVEANARRIPFHIIYRLRRHDGVYRWVSDSGLPRFNEAGEFEGIVGIVIDLHEQKLAELALQRLTKKLRVSRDEAQALNADLRASNEQLIRTNIDLDNFIYTASHDLKAPITNIEGLLHTLQSELPAQNQSGEVAYILSLMQESVDRFTRTIEHLTDVSKLQKEHDQPASQVLLAQVIEEVRLDLAPLLQAVHGHLHVAVEEIPTIVFPERNLRSVVYNLLSNALKYHHPDRAPEVYIRGRTEPDFLVLEVQDNGLGVDLARERQLFAMFQRLHTHVEGSGVGLYMVKRMVENAGGRIEVHSEIDQGSTFTVYFKR; translated from the coding sequence TTGCTACTTTCTCCTGATTTGCTGATTAAGGCGGCCAGTGATGCCTATCTGCTTGCCACGCTTACCACGCGAGAAGCAGTAGTAGACCGGCACGTACTGGAAGTTTTTCCAGATAACCCCGCCGCCCCCCATAGCAATGCGGTACGCAACCTAAAAGCTTCATTGACGCAGGTACTGGCCACGGGCCAGCCCCATGAAATGGTCCGGCAGCGGTACGACGTACCCGACCCAGAACATCCTGGGCAATTTATAGAGCGGCATTGGCTACCCCTTAATACGCCCGTGCTTGATGAGCAGGGCACGGTGCGCCACATTTTGCACCGGGTAATAAACGTTACGGAAAAGGTACAAGAGGAGGAGCAGCAGCGCTCAGCCCAGGCCGTCGTTGCTAAGGTTAAGCGTGAGAGTGCCCGCCTGGAAAGCCTCTTTATGGTGGCCCCTGCGGCCATCTGCTTTTTGAGCGGCGCTAACCTGGTGTATGAGCTGGTAAACCCTAGCTACCAAGAGCTTTTTCCTCACCGGGAACTTTTAGGCCGGCCCATTCTGCAAGCTCTTCCTGAGCTGGCCTACCACGAAGTGTACCGCACCCTGCGGCTGGTATATGACACGGGCATCACTCATAAAGAGCTAGGCATCCTTATACCGGTAGCCCAATCTGAAAATGGGGAGCTGGAAGACCGGTACTTCAACTACATTCAGCAGCCCCGCTACAACGAGGCCGGCCACATTGATGGCGTACTGGTGTTTGCTTTCGAAGTTACGGAGCAGGTGGTAGCGCGCCAGCAGAGCGAGGCTACTATCCGGCAGCTGCAGCTACTAACAAATGCGCTGCCGGTGCTCATTAGCTACGTAGACCGCAACCAGCGCTACCAGTTTGCCAACCAAGCGTACGAAACATGGTTCCGCCTCCCCGCCGACGAGTTCATAAACCAGCCAGTGCGAGACATAGTAGGTGAAGAAGCCTACAAGCGGGCGCAAGGGTATATGGAGCGGGCCCTGGCAGGCGAACGGCTGGAGTTTGACGTGACCATGCCCTACCGTCACGACTTTGTGCGGCATATCCGTACCAGTTATATACCCGACGTGCAGCAGGGCACGGTAATGGGCTTTTATAGCCTGATAACGGATGTCACTGAGCAGGTGCAGGCCCGCGAACAAGTACAGGCCCTCAATGAGGAGCTGGCCTCAATCAACGAGGAGCTGGCCGCAACGAATGAGGAGCTACAGACCTCCAACGAAGAGTTGCTGGCCAATCATGCTCAACTGGTGAGAAGTCAGCAGGCAGTACTGGAAGAAGCCCAACACCGCATACGGGAGCGAGAAACCTTTTATCAGATATTTGAGCAAACGCCCGCTTGCATTGCGCTGTTGCGAGGTCCCGTTCATCGGTTTGAGTACGTAAATGAGGCCTATCAGCAGCTGTTCCCGTCACGGCGGCTGGTGGGGCGCCCCGTGGCCGAAGCATTGCCTGAAACGGTAGGCCAGGGCTTTTTGAACCTGCTTGACACAGTATACCGGACCGGCGAAACCTTCTTTGGCACCGAGCTGCTGCTGCAGGTAGAGCAGCCAGATGGCCACCCCCCGCAGGACGTGTACTTCACCTTCACGTACCAGGCGTACCGCGAACAGGAGCAGATTGTGGGCATTTCTATTTTTGCCCATGATGTTACGGAGCAGGTACTGGCCCGGCAGGGGCGCGACGTTCAGCAGCGCCAGCTTCGTGATTTGTTTATGCAGGCGCCGGCCCCCATTGCTATTCTTGAGGGCCCGGATATGCGCTTCCAGCTCGTAAACCCGGCGTACCAGGCTATTTTCCCGGGCCGCGACCTGCTCTACCGTACCGTGCTTGAGGCCCTGCCGGAACTAGCCGACTCCCTCATCCCGAGTGTGCTGCAACGGGTGTACACCACCGGCGAAACCTATGTAGCCAAGGAAATGCCCCTCATGACGGCACGTCACGAAGGCGACCCATTGGAAGAGCTTTACTTTACCTTTACTTACCAGGCCCGCCAAAATGCCCAAGGCATTTCCGATGGCATTCTGGTATTCGCGCACGAAGTAACTGACCAGGTACGGGCCCGCCGCGTGGTAGAAGAACGGGAGGAATCATTCCGGAAAATGGCGGATAACGTGCCGGCCATGCTATGGGTGACTGCCCCTGATGGGCAGTGCCTCTATTTAAACCAGCAATGGTACGCCTACACGGGGCAAACCGAAGCCGAAGCGTTGGGCTTTGGCTGGACCAACGCCGTACACCCCACTGAAGCTGCCGCCGCTGGTGCAGCCTTTGTAGAAGCCAATGCACGCCGCATTCCGTTTCATATTATTTACCGGTTGCGCCGCCACGATGGCGTGTACCGCTGGGTAAGCGACTCCGGGCTGCCGCGTTTCAATGAGGCAGGCGAGTTTGAAGGAATTGTAGGGATTGTGATTGACCTGCACGAGCAAAAGCTGGCGGAGCTGGCCCTGCAGCGCCTCACCAAAAAGCTGCGCGTATCTCGCGACGAAGCCCAGGCACTCAACGCCGACCTGCGTGCCTCCAATGAACAGCTGATCCGGACTAACATCGACCTCGACAACTTCATCTATACGGCTTCGCATGACCTAAAGGCCCCCATCACAAACATTGAAGGGCTTTTGCATACGCTACAAAGTGAGCTGCCCGCGCAAAATCAATCGGGAGAGGTGGCCTACATCCTGTCTTTGATGCAGGAATCAGTAGACCGCTTTACCCGCACCATTGAGCACCTGACAGACGTAAGTAAGCTGCAGAAAGAGCACGACCAGCCCGCCAGCCAGGTGCTGCTGGCCCAGGTGATTGAAGAGGTAAGGCTTGATCTGGCTCCGTTGCTACAGGCAGTACATGGGCACCTTCACGTAGCTGTAGAGGAAATCCCGACGATTGTTTTTCCCGAACGAAACCTGCGCTCCGTAGTGTATAACCTGCTCAGCAACGCCCTCAAATACCATCACCCCGACCGGGCCCCCGAGGTATACATCAGGGGTAGAACTGAGCCCGACTTCCTGGTGCTGGAGGTGCAAGACAATGGCCTAGGGGTTGACCTAGCACGCGAACGGCAGCTGTTTGCCATGTTCCAGCGGCTGCATACCCACGTGGAGGGCTCTGGGGTAGGCCTATACATGGTTAAGCGCATGGTGGAAAACGCAGGAGGCCGAATTGAAGTACACAGTGAAATAGATCAAGGCTCTACGTTTACGGTATACTTCAAGCGCTAG
- a CDS encoding M28 family metallopeptidase: MNKLTLLTLAGSLAVAAPSLAQQTEKIDQVALAKIKDEGMNRSKVMETAFYLTDVCGPRLANSEGLQRANEWTKKQLTSWGLVKANVEPWGTFGRGWDIEKSYVAMTAPYYHTLIGAPKAWTPSTNGTLKKQVIVVKATTEADLDKYKGQLRDKIALLEVPNPPKPSFEPDAKRYTTEELQKMTEKPAAPAANATPDADRMATYRARLALRNKLTEMLQTEGAAAVLSTRGGSDGTFFTSNGAPYAADAKPVLPELEMAPEDQLRLIRLSDAGIPVEIELETRTRFQDKDLKGYNVVAEIPGTDKKLKNEVVMLGGHLDSWHAATGATDNAAGCAVMMEAVRILKATGMQPRRTIRIALWGEEEQGLFGSRNYVKNHFADPATMKLLPEHEKLAAYFNLDNGAGKIRGIYAQGNEAVMPIFQQWLQPFGELDATTVSPRNTGGTDHLSFDAVGLPGFQFIQDPLDYGTRTHHTNMDTYERLPADDLKQASVLVASFVYQAAMRDQKLPRKPLPAAKPETQRL; the protein is encoded by the coding sequence ATGAATAAACTAACTCTACTAACCTTGGCGGGTAGCCTGGCGGTTGCGGCCCCCTCGCTGGCTCAGCAAACCGAAAAAATTGATCAGGTCGCGCTGGCCAAAATCAAGGATGAAGGAATGAACCGTTCCAAAGTGATGGAAACGGCTTTTTACCTCACTGACGTATGCGGCCCCCGCCTCGCCAACTCCGAGGGGCTGCAGCGCGCTAATGAATGGACGAAAAAGCAGCTGACCAGCTGGGGCCTAGTGAAGGCTAACGTAGAGCCCTGGGGTACCTTCGGGCGCGGCTGGGACATTGAGAAATCGTACGTGGCCATGACGGCTCCCTACTACCACACCCTTATTGGTGCCCCCAAAGCCTGGACGCCGAGCACCAACGGTACCCTGAAAAAGCAGGTGATTGTGGTGAAGGCCACTACGGAAGCCGACCTCGACAAATACAAAGGCCAGCTGCGCGATAAAATTGCCCTGCTGGAAGTGCCTAACCCGCCCAAGCCCTCCTTCGAGCCTGATGCTAAGCGCTACACCACCGAGGAGCTACAGAAGATGACCGAAAAGCCGGCGGCCCCAGCGGCTAATGCTACCCCCGATGCCGACCGCATGGCTACGTATCGGGCCCGGCTGGCTCTGCGCAACAAGCTCACCGAGATGCTACAGACCGAAGGGGCCGCAGCCGTATTAAGCACCCGCGGTGGCTCCGATGGTACATTCTTCACCTCTAACGGTGCACCCTACGCCGCCGATGCCAAGCCCGTGCTGCCCGAGCTGGAAATGGCCCCCGAAGATCAGCTGCGCCTGATCCGCCTCTCCGACGCTGGCATTCCCGTAGAGATTGAGCTGGAAACCCGCACCCGTTTCCAGGACAAAGACCTGAAGGGCTACAACGTAGTAGCCGAGATTCCGGGCACCGATAAGAAGTTGAAAAACGAGGTTGTAATGCTGGGTGGCCACCTCGACTCCTGGCACGCTGCTACCGGCGCCACCGATAACGCCGCGGGTTGCGCCGTTATGATGGAAGCCGTACGTATTCTGAAAGCCACTGGCATGCAGCCGCGCCGCACTATCCGGATTGCGCTGTGGGGCGAGGAGGAGCAGGGTCTGTTTGGCTCGCGCAACTACGTAAAAAACCACTTCGCCGACCCCGCCACCATGAAGCTGCTGCCCGAGCATGAGAAGCTGGCCGCTTACTTTAACCTCGACAATGGCGCGGGTAAAATCCGGGGTATTTATGCCCAGGGCAACGAGGCCGTAATGCCCATTTTTCAGCAGTGGCTGCAGCCCTTCGGTGAGCTGGACGCTACTACCGTGTCGCCGCGCAATACCGGCGGCACCGACCACCTCTCCTTTGATGCCGTAGGCCTGCCGGGCTTCCAGTTCATTCAGGACCCCCTGGATTATGGCACCCGCACCCACCACACCAACATGGACACCTATGAGCGTCTCCCCGCCGACGACCTGAAGCAGGCCTCGGTGCTGGTAGCCTCCTTTGTGTACCAGGCTGCCATGCGCGACCAGAAACTGCCTCGCAAGCCGCTGCCCGCCGCCAAGCCGGAAACGCAACGCCTCTAG
- a CDS encoding formate/nitrite transporter family protein has translation MSEKKEVEEQQVEDRSSPTGRVIYKSILKEGKTELERPSPSLFWSALASGLSMGFSMVGQGLLDTYLPDAPWRPLVSSFGYSLGFLIVVLGRQQLFTENTLTPVLPLLQRPTFGMLGEVLRLWAIVLVANLIGAALFALAVTHSPAFDPDVKQAFAELGHKALEHSFGTTLIRGIFAGWLIALMVWLLPLAETARVWIIIILTYFVGLAHLSHVIAGSVETFTAAAMGYASWGSVLGSFVAPALIGNMIGGVMLVAVLNHAQIVAGGAGDDI, from the coding sequence ATGAGCGAAAAAAAAGAGGTTGAGGAGCAGCAGGTAGAAGACCGCAGCTCGCCCACGGGCAGAGTTATCTACAAGAGCATATTAAAAGAAGGTAAAACGGAGTTGGAACGCCCTTCGCCTTCGCTTTTTTGGTCGGCATTGGCATCGGGCCTGTCTATGGGGTTCTCCATGGTGGGCCAGGGTCTGTTAGACACCTATCTGCCCGATGCTCCTTGGCGGCCCTTGGTATCAAGCTTCGGCTACAGCCTCGGCTTCCTGATTGTGGTACTGGGGCGGCAGCAGCTGTTCACTGAAAACACCCTCACGCCTGTTCTGCCGCTGCTGCAGCGCCCTACCTTTGGTATGCTGGGCGAGGTATTGCGGCTGTGGGCCATTGTATTGGTAGCTAACCTGATAGGGGCAGCTCTTTTTGCCCTGGCAGTAACCCACTCCCCCGCTTTCGACCCCGATGTAAAGCAGGCCTTTGCTGAACTCGGGCACAAAGCCCTGGAGCACAGTTTTGGCACTACATTAATACGCGGCATTTTTGCGGGTTGGCTTATCGCCCTCATGGTATGGCTATTACCGCTGGCCGAAACGGCCCGTGTCTGGATAATTATTATTCTTACCTACTTCGTAGGCCTTGCCCATCTTAGCCACGTCATTGCCGGCTCGGTAGAAACGTTTACGGCGGCGGCTATGGGCTACGCATCCTGGGGCAGCGTGCTGGGCAGCTTCGTGGCTCCGGCCCTGATTGGTAACATGATAGGCGGAGTTATGCTGGTAGCCGTACTCAACCACGCCCAAATAGTAGCCGGCGGCGCGGGGGATGATATCTAA
- a CDS encoding DUF4279 domain-containing protein translates to MTEQQIKQLLAQELANPTFGVTQQFLAIHRILHEEGLPVVRRIAEAEAGIVTAYMAVEGHKFYLAISIATTAAEIVDITTEAFHDIWLRASSEELTTAQMLTLTHLTPIRQYNKGDVRMGTFKHKQSVIDFQPRYEPDTVGSNLYNLLSLLEQDTKGIRDLAAKTECVVRVASYFHNGNGMLGGHFIDASTLKRISNLNVSVDFDLYAEGNSYLDE, encoded by the coding sequence ATGACAGAACAGCAAATCAAACAACTACTTGCTCAAGAATTGGCCAACCCGACATTCGGCGTGACTCAACAGTTTTTGGCTATTCATCGCATCCTTCACGAGGAAGGCTTACCGGTAGTCCGAAGAATTGCAGAGGCTGAGGCAGGAATTGTAACAGCCTACATGGCAGTTGAGGGGCACAAATTCTACCTTGCTATCAGTATTGCCACTACAGCTGCTGAAATCGTTGACATAACCACGGAGGCTTTTCACGACATCTGGCTCCGAGCCTCTTCCGAGGAGTTGACTACTGCCCAAATGCTGACGCTAACTCATCTTACACCGATAAGGCAGTATAATAAAGGGGACGTCCGTATGGGTACCTTTAAGCACAAGCAAAGTGTCATTGATTTTCAGCCTCGTTATGAGCCGGATACCGTCGGAAGTAATCTCTACAATCTGCTTAGCTTATTAGAACAAGACACGAAAGGCATCAGAGATTTGGCCGCTAAAACCGAGTGCGTAGTTCGTGTGGCATCTTATTTTCATAACGGGAACGGCATGTTAGGCGGGCATTTTATAGATGCTTCCACACTAAAGCGAATCAGCAACCTAAACGTATCCGTTGATTTCGACCTGTATGCTGAGGGCAACAGTTACTTAGATGAATAA
- a CDS encoding response regulator: MSLTFPSTLLVDDDPTTNYLNRKLLERIGFTDQVMVALNGQEALQVLNQHCQDNSPTCPTLLFLDVNMPLMDGFEFLTAYQKLPLAERQAIVIMMLTTSVHPRDLQRLEQLPVAGFLSKPLTEDKVKKVLAENFN; this comes from the coding sequence ATGTCGCTTACTTTTCCCTCCACTCTACTCGTCGACGACGACCCTACCACCAATTATTTAAACCGCAAGCTACTGGAGAGAATAGGGTTTACTGATCAGGTGATGGTGGCCTTAAATGGGCAGGAAGCGTTGCAGGTGCTAAACCAGCACTGCCAAGACAACAGCCCAACCTGCCCCACGCTATTGTTTCTGGACGTGAACATGCCCCTGATGGATGGCTTCGAGTTCTTGACGGCTTACCAGAAGCTACCCCTGGCCGAGCGCCAGGCCATTGTGATAATGATGCTCACTACCTCTGTGCACCCGCGCGACCTGCAACGGCTGGAGCAGCTGCCCGTAGCGGGTTTCCTGAGTAAGCCACTTACCGAGGACAAAGTAAAAAAGGTACTGGCCGAGAATTTCAACTGA
- a CDS encoding alpha/beta fold hydrolase, translating into MARYSLLLILLLFTQLALGQVVPYGNNPAAGKYATVRGVKLYYETYGAGAPLLLLHGNGGSSKAFQKTIPYFAKRYRVLALDSRAHGKSVDRTDSLSFEMMADDCAALLTHLRLDSAYVLGWSDGGITALLLAQRHPEKVKRFAATGANLWPDSTALAPEVWQQMKRGYQEGRTQTFTDPTRRNDWKVFLLDWRHPHISLASLAQVKAPAFIIAGDRDVIRAEHTLAIYQNLPRAWLWIVPNSGHATLQEHAEEFNRKVDEFFQAKSVPAPAR; encoded by the coding sequence ATGGCTCGTTACTCGCTGCTTCTAATTCTGCTACTCTTCACCCAGCTGGCGCTAGGCCAGGTGGTGCCTTACGGCAATAACCCCGCGGCGGGGAAATACGCTACGGTGCGCGGCGTTAAGCTGTACTACGAAACGTACGGTGCGGGGGCGCCTCTGCTGCTACTCCACGGCAACGGCGGGAGCAGCAAAGCCTTCCAGAAAACCATCCCTTACTTCGCTAAGCGCTACCGCGTACTAGCGTTGGATAGCCGCGCCCACGGCAAATCAGTGGACCGGACCGACTCGCTGAGCTTTGAGATGATGGCCGACGATTGCGCGGCGCTGCTCACCCACTTGCGCCTCGACTCGGCCTACGTGCTGGGTTGGAGTGATGGAGGCATTACGGCGCTCTTGCTAGCCCAGCGCCACCCGGAGAAAGTGAAACGCTTTGCTGCCACCGGCGCCAACCTCTGGCCCGACTCTACGGCCCTGGCGCCGGAGGTGTGGCAGCAGATGAAACGGGGCTACCAGGAAGGTCGCACGCAAACGTTCACCGACCCCACCCGCCGCAACGACTGGAAAGTGTTTCTGCTCGACTGGCGCCACCCGCACATCTCCCTAGCTTCGCTGGCACAAGTCAAAGCTCCGGCCTTCATCATTGCCGGCGACCGAGACGTGATTCGGGCGGAGCATACGCTAGCCATTTACCAGAACCTGCCGCGCGCCTGGCTCTGGATAGTGCCCAACAGTGGCCACGCCACCTTACAGGAACACGCCGAGGAATTCAACCGCAAGGTGGACGAGTTCTTTCAGGCTAAGTCGGTGCCGGCACCAGCTCGCTAA